Proteins from a single region of Fundulus heteroclitus isolate FHET01 chromosome 12, MU-UCD_Fhet_4.1, whole genome shotgun sequence:
- the polr3g gene encoding DNA-directed RNA polymerase III subunit RPC7, translating into MAGKGRGVAAFTFNIEALGIGRGSMPEARVGPSPLYPNTEFKPLPLKIGEDEDYMLALKQEMRGTMQRLPHNIKVQSNRAEVEKYTARYLKQSQLEHDGWTPDWNRFPKELMPRTKKTLTKGTKNKKSVKSSSKEATDVLSKLDELAKKDEGNDEKSDDEKEKKTTNEDDEEVEEEEYEEEDIEEDNDYIESYFDNGEDFAPDSDDNMDAEATY; encoded by the exons ATGGCGGGCAAGGGCCGTGGGGTGGCTGCCTTTACCTTCAACATAGAAGCTCTGGGCATCGGCAGAGGCAGCATGCCAGAGGCCAGGGTGGGGCCCAGCCCGCTGTATCCC AACACTGAGTTTAAACCGCTTCCACTAAAAATCGGCGAAGACGAAGACTACATGCTGGCCTTGAAGCAGGAAATGAGAGGGACAATGCAGCGGCTGCCTCACAATATCAAAGTTCAGTCCAACAGAGCAG AAGTGGAGAAATACACAGCGAGGTACCTGAAGCAGAGCCAGCTGGAACATGACGGGTGGACTCCAG ACTGGAACCGATTTCCAAAAGAACTGATGCCCCGAACTAAAAAAACTCTAACTAAAG GCACAAAGAATAAGAAGTCTGTGAAAAGTTCAAGCAAAGAAGCGACAGATGTTCTGAGCAAATTAGAC GAACTCGCGAAGAAGGACGAAGGAAACGATGAAAAGTCGGACGAcgagaaagagaagaaaacgaCAAACGAGGACGACGAAGAAGTCGAAGAGGAAGAGTACGAGGAAGAAGACATCGAGGAG GACAACGACTACATCGAGAGCTACTTCGACAACGGAGAAGATTTCGCCCCCGACAGCGACGACAACATGGACGCCGAAGCGACGTACTGA
- the mblac2 gene encoding metallo-beta-lactamase domain-containing protein 2 yields the protein MSAADWYAHKSLGDGLFWIQERFYQSENRANIWLLRGTHQDVVIDTGLGLRSLPDYIDANGLLGKDPQRKNPLLAVATHAHFDHSGGLHQFQQVGVHSAEVDALANGDNFETVTWLSDREIAVAPSPGWRARHYKVKPVQPTHILQEGDVINLGDRQLTVLHMPGHSRGSICLHDCDNKLLFSGDVVYDGAMIDWLPYSQVSDYISSCERLIGLVDSEQVDQVLPGHYNTFGAKRLHRIASTYISRAGTCPAKFSTLAWRTLAGLALRASNPRCAC from the exons ATGTCTGCAGCCGACTGGTACGCCCACAAGTCGCTCGGAGACGGACTCTTCTGGATCCAGGAGCGATTCTACCAGTCGGAGAACCGGGCCAACATCTGGCTTCTCCGCGGCACCCACCAGGACGTGGTCATAGACACGGGGCTGGGCTTGAGGAGCTTACCTGACTACATCGACGCCAACGGGCTGCTCGGCAAAGACCCGCAGAGGAAGAACCCGCTGCTGGCGGTCGCCACGCACGCCCACTTCGACCACTCGGGCGGTCTGCATCAGTTCCAACAGGTGGGCGTCCACAGCGCGGAGGTGGATGCCCTGGCCAACGGGGACAACTTCGAGACGGTCACCTGGCTCAGCGACAGGGAGATAGCCGTGGCTCCCAGTCCGGGATGGAGGGCGAGACACTACAAAGTGAAGCCTGTGCAGCCCACGCACATCCTGCAGGAGG GCGACGTCATTAACCTTGGTGACAGACAGCTGACGGTGCTCCACATGCCGGGTCACTCTCGGGGCAGCATCTGCCTCCACGACTGCGACAATAAGCTGCTGTTCAGCGGGGACGTGGTGTACGACGGCGCCATGATCGACTGGCTGCCCTACAGCCAGGTCAGCGATTACATCAGCAGCTGCGAGCGCCTCATCGGGCTGGTGGACAGCGAGCAG GTCGACCAAGTCCTCCCCGGACACTACAACACTTTTGGCGCCAAACGGCTTCATAGGATCGCGTCGACGTACATCAGCAGAGCCGGAACGTGCCCCGCAAAGTTCTCCACGCTGGCCTGGAGAACTCTGGCCGGGTTGGCCCTGCGGGCGTCCAACCCTCGCTGCGCCTGCTGA
- the rtkn gene encoding rhotekin isoform X2 yields MPMDKYADMEEKLWILEDLNMMYIRQIALSLQDSDIQKKIDHEIRMRDGACKLLAACSQRDQALEAAKSLQTCSTRIMAYMSELQRMKEAQVMQNVPRRSSDAGPMDGRLPCKGKVAISDLRIPLMWKDTEYFKNKGELHRCAVFCLLQLGGEIFDTDMVMVDRTLTDICFDNTIVFNEASPGFELRVELYSCCSEDDYSAGSTPRKLASKLSSSLGRSAGKKLRAAMEPGACSPVSNGGAAPLLLPVPSVPGPKYHLLAHTTLSLSHVQDSFRTHDFTISGNEECSYWLPLYGSMCCRLAAQPHCMTQRMMGGWLKVKQCGGDPQTWTKVYAVLKATSLFCYQRQEDVEANVEPALTIGINKETRIRASEKDPHSKGQNICISNRYGGEEVTHTLNTESREDTHRWMEAFWQHFYDMSQWRQCCDDLMKIELPSPRKPAPVTPKQGSLYHEMVIESSDDLTSTVSDILARRMQELELRSQLGTSPTWMSVFEENCPKSTGLSFRPCSSRLSGHSPHSPHCLPSRSPVSPHRRPQLGLLASDASLTSDSDSHCSTSPCCRRHGWPEPSSHFPLLSSSPSRLRPRTLSLDAKLSTLRGRGYGGGGTFQCSCQPPSSSLLAPLPAASRSPLSQRSTQTTLSCSSSTSSNSSSNSEGSHSPESSEGGPFSRPSPARRSLRNLRARLDPRNWLQSQV; encoded by the exons GACAGCGACATCCAGAAGAAGATCGACCACGAGATCCGGATGCGAGATGGAGCCTGTAAGCTGCTGGCTGCGTGCTCGCAGCGAGACCAGGCGCTGGAGGCAGCAAAGAGCCTGCAGACGTGCAGCACTCGCATCATGGCCTACATGTCGGAGCTGCAGAGGATGAAGGAAGCTCAGGTCATGCAGAATGTCCCACGCAGGTCTTCGGATGCAGGCCCGATGGACGGCAGACTCCCCTGCAAAGGGAAAGTGGCAATCTCAG ACCTACGGATCCCTCTCATGTGGAAAGACACAGAGTACTTCAAGAACAAAGGAG AGCTTCATCGATGTGCTGTGTTCTGCCTGCTGCAGCTGGGGGGAGAGATCTTCGACACAGACATGGTGATGGTGGACCGGACGCTCACAGACATCTGCTTTGACAACACTATCGTCTT TAATGAAGCGAGCCCTGGCTTTGAGCTCCGCGTTGAGCTGTATAGCTGCTGCTCGGAGGACGACTACTCCGCCGGAAGCACGCCCAGGAAGCTGGCCAGCAAGCTGAGCTCCTCGCTGGGCCGATCAGCAGGGAAGAAGCTCAGAGCGGCGATGGAGCCTGGCGCATGTAGTCCCGTTAGTAACGGAGGGGCGGCTCCCCTCCTGCTGCCCGTTCCCTCTGTGCC TGGCCCGAAGTACCACCTCTTAGCTCACACCACCCTGTCGCTGTCACACGTCCAGGACAGCTTTCGCACGCACGACTTCACTATTTCGGGCAACG AAGAATGCTCGTACTGGCTGCCTCTCTACGGCAGCATGTGTTGCCGCCTCGCAGCTCAGCCGCACTGTATGACCCAACGGATGATGGGTGGATGGTTGAAAGTTAAG CAGTGTGGAGGTGACCCTCAGACTTGGACGAAAGTGTACGCCGTTCTAAAAGCAACGAGCCTTTTCTGCTACCAGCGACAGGAGGATGTGGAGGCCAACGTTGAGCCTGCGTTGACCATCGGCATCAACAAA gaGACCAGAATACGCGCGTCAGAGAAGGACCCTCACAGTAAGGGCCAGAACATTTGCATAAGCAACCGATACGGAGGGGAGGAGGTCACTCACACGCTGAACACGGAGAGCCGAGAGGACACGCACCGCTGGATGGAAGCCTTCTGGCAGCATTTCTATGATATGA GCCAATGGAGGCAGTGTTGTGATGATTTAATGAAAATCGAGCTTCCCTCTCCAAGAAAACCAGCTCCTGTCACACCAAAACAGGGCTCACTTTACCATGAAATGG TTATTGAGTCATCCGATGATCTGACCAGCACCGTGTCTGACATCTTGGCCCggaggatgcaggagctggagcTCCGCAGCCAGCTGGGCACGTCTCCCACCTGGATGTCTGTGTTTGAGGAGAACTGTCCAAAAAGCACTGGCCTCTCTTTCCGTCCGTGTAGCTCTCGCCTGTCTGGCCACAGCCCTCACTCCCCTCATTGCCTCCCCTCTCGCAGCCCCGTCAGCCCTCATCGCCGCCCGCAGCTGGGTCTGCTCGCCTCCGACGCGAGTCTGACGTCGGACAGCGACAGCCACTGCAGCACCAGTCCGTGTTGCCGCCGCCACGGCTGGCCTGAGCCTTCCTCACACTTCCCCCTTCTGTCCTCGTCACCCTCCCGTCTGAGGCCGCGCACTCTCTCCTTGGACGCTAAGCTCAGCACCCTGCGGGGGCGAGGGTACGGAGGCGGAGGGACCTTCCAGTGCTCCTGCCAGCCTCCTTCCTCGTCGCTGCTCGCGCCTCTCCCCGCCGCCTCCCGCTCGCCTCTGTCGCAGCGCAGCACACAGACCacgctctcctgctccagctccacCTCCAGCAACAGCTCCAGCAACAGCGAGGGCAGCCACAGCCCCGAGTCCTCAGAGGGGGGTCCTTTCTCCAGGCCCTCCCCAGCCCGACGCAGCCTGAGGAACCTGCGGGCCCGGCTCGATCCTCGTAACTGGCTGCAGAGTCAGGTGTGA
- the rtkn gene encoding rhotekin isoform X3, with product MSNTRNLRDSDIQKKIDHEIRMRDGACKLLAACSQRDQALEAAKSLQTCSTRIMAYMSELQRMKEAQVMQNVPRRSSDAGPMDGRLPCKGKVAISDLRIPLMWKDTEYFKNKGELHRCAVFCLLQLGGEIFDTDMVMVDRTLTDICFDNTIVFNEASPGFELRVELYSCCSEDDYSAGSTPRKLASKLSSSLGRSAGKKLRAAMEPGACSPVSNGGAAPLLLPVPSVPGPKYHLLAHTTLSLSHVQDSFRTHDFTISGNEECSYWLPLYGSMCCRLAAQPHCMTQRMMGGWLKVKQCGGDPQTWTKVYAVLKATSLFCYQRQEDVEANVEPALTIGINKETRIRASEKDPHSKGQNICISNRYGGEEVTHTLNTESREDTHRWMEAFWQHFYDMSQWRQCCDDLMKIELPSPRKPAPVTPKQGSLYHEMVIESSDDLTSTVSDILARRMQELELRSQLGTSPTWMSVFEENCPKSTGLSFRPCSSRLSGHSPHSPHCLPSRSPVSPHRRPQLGLLASDASLTSDSDSHCSTSPCCRRHGWPEPSSHFPLLSSSPSRLRPRTLSLDAKLSTLRGRGYGGGGTFQCSCQPPSSSLLAPLPAASRSPLSQRSTQTTLSCSSSTSSNSSSNSEGSHSPESSEGGPFSRPSPARRSLRNLRARLDPRNWLQSQV from the exons GACAGCGACATCCAGAAGAAGATCGACCACGAGATCCGGATGCGAGATGGAGCCTGTAAGCTGCTGGCTGCGTGCTCGCAGCGAGACCAGGCGCTGGAGGCAGCAAAGAGCCTGCAGACGTGCAGCACTCGCATCATGGCCTACATGTCGGAGCTGCAGAGGATGAAGGAAGCTCAGGTCATGCAGAATGTCCCACGCAGGTCTTCGGATGCAGGCCCGATGGACGGCAGACTCCCCTGCAAAGGGAAAGTGGCAATCTCAG ACCTACGGATCCCTCTCATGTGGAAAGACACAGAGTACTTCAAGAACAAAGGAG AGCTTCATCGATGTGCTGTGTTCTGCCTGCTGCAGCTGGGGGGAGAGATCTTCGACACAGACATGGTGATGGTGGACCGGACGCTCACAGACATCTGCTTTGACAACACTATCGTCTT TAATGAAGCGAGCCCTGGCTTTGAGCTCCGCGTTGAGCTGTATAGCTGCTGCTCGGAGGACGACTACTCCGCCGGAAGCACGCCCAGGAAGCTGGCCAGCAAGCTGAGCTCCTCGCTGGGCCGATCAGCAGGGAAGAAGCTCAGAGCGGCGATGGAGCCTGGCGCATGTAGTCCCGTTAGTAACGGAGGGGCGGCTCCCCTCCTGCTGCCCGTTCCCTCTGTGCC TGGCCCGAAGTACCACCTCTTAGCTCACACCACCCTGTCGCTGTCACACGTCCAGGACAGCTTTCGCACGCACGACTTCACTATTTCGGGCAACG AAGAATGCTCGTACTGGCTGCCTCTCTACGGCAGCATGTGTTGCCGCCTCGCAGCTCAGCCGCACTGTATGACCCAACGGATGATGGGTGGATGGTTGAAAGTTAAG CAGTGTGGAGGTGACCCTCAGACTTGGACGAAAGTGTACGCCGTTCTAAAAGCAACGAGCCTTTTCTGCTACCAGCGACAGGAGGATGTGGAGGCCAACGTTGAGCCTGCGTTGACCATCGGCATCAACAAA gaGACCAGAATACGCGCGTCAGAGAAGGACCCTCACAGTAAGGGCCAGAACATTTGCATAAGCAACCGATACGGAGGGGAGGAGGTCACTCACACGCTGAACACGGAGAGCCGAGAGGACACGCACCGCTGGATGGAAGCCTTCTGGCAGCATTTCTATGATATGA GCCAATGGAGGCAGTGTTGTGATGATTTAATGAAAATCGAGCTTCCCTCTCCAAGAAAACCAGCTCCTGTCACACCAAAACAGGGCTCACTTTACCATGAAATGG TTATTGAGTCATCCGATGATCTGACCAGCACCGTGTCTGACATCTTGGCCCggaggatgcaggagctggagcTCCGCAGCCAGCTGGGCACGTCTCCCACCTGGATGTCTGTGTTTGAGGAGAACTGTCCAAAAAGCACTGGCCTCTCTTTCCGTCCGTGTAGCTCTCGCCTGTCTGGCCACAGCCCTCACTCCCCTCATTGCCTCCCCTCTCGCAGCCCCGTCAGCCCTCATCGCCGCCCGCAGCTGGGTCTGCTCGCCTCCGACGCGAGTCTGACGTCGGACAGCGACAGCCACTGCAGCACCAGTCCGTGTTGCCGCCGCCACGGCTGGCCTGAGCCTTCCTCACACTTCCCCCTTCTGTCCTCGTCACCCTCCCGTCTGAGGCCGCGCACTCTCTCCTTGGACGCTAAGCTCAGCACCCTGCGGGGGCGAGGGTACGGAGGCGGAGGGACCTTCCAGTGCTCCTGCCAGCCTCCTTCCTCGTCGCTGCTCGCGCCTCTCCCCGCCGCCTCCCGCTCGCCTCTGTCGCAGCGCAGCACACAGACCacgctctcctgctccagctccacCTCCAGCAACAGCTCCAGCAACAGCGAGGGCAGCCACAGCCCCGAGTCCTCAGAGGGGGGTCCTTTCTCCAGGCCCTCCCCAGCCCGACGCAGCCTGAGGAACCTGCGGGCCCGGCTCGATCCTCGTAACTGGCTGCAGAGTCAGGTGTGA